From the genome of Vibrio navarrensis, one region includes:
- the trmJ gene encoding tRNA (cytosine(32)/uridine(32)-2'-O)-methyltransferase TrmJ codes for MLDQVKVVLVGTSHSGNIGSAARAMKVMGLSQLVLVQPECEVDAQAIALASGASDVALNARIVSSLEEAVSDCALIVGSSARSRTLEWPMLEPRECGEKMIQESKQGAGALVFGRERTGLTNEELQKCHYHVCIPANPEYSSLNLAMAVQTLSYEVRMAYLNDQQSQYAPIAEVEYPRHKELELFYQHLEKVMLASEFISPDQPNQVMNKMRRLFSRARPEAQELNILRGVLTAIEKSHLSKK; via the coding sequence ATGTTAGATCAGGTCAAAGTTGTTCTCGTCGGAACGTCCCACTCAGGTAATATCGGCTCTGCCGCTCGCGCAATGAAAGTGATGGGCCTTAGCCAATTGGTTCTCGTACAGCCGGAATGCGAAGTGGATGCCCAAGCAATTGCGCTGGCCTCTGGTGCCTCTGATGTGGCTTTGAATGCGCGTATTGTTTCTTCTTTAGAAGAGGCAGTGAGTGACTGCGCTTTGATTGTTGGCTCTAGTGCTCGCTCACGTACTTTGGAATGGCCGATGCTTGAGCCAAGAGAGTGCGGTGAGAAGATGATCCAAGAAAGCAAGCAAGGTGCGGGAGCGCTGGTTTTTGGTCGCGAGCGTACTGGCTTGACCAACGAAGAGCTGCAAAAGTGCCACTATCACGTCTGTATTCCAGCCAATCCAGAGTACAGCTCATTAAACCTTGCCATGGCGGTACAAACGCTTAGCTATGAAGTGCGTATGGCGTACCTCAATGATCAGCAAAGTCAGTACGCACCCATTGCTGAAGTGGAATATCCTCGACACAAAGAGTTAGAACTTTTCTATCAACATCTCGAAAAGGTGATGCTGGCAAGTGAGTTCATCAGTCCCGATCAACCTAATCAAGTGATGAACAAAATGCGTCGTCTGTTCAGTCGTGCTCGCCCGGAAGCGCAAGAGCTCAACATTTTGCGCGGCGTGCTGACGGCGATTGAAAAATCGCACCTGAGCAAAAAATAA
- the iscR gene encoding Fe-S cluster assembly transcriptional regulator IscR produces MKLTSKGRYAVTAMLDVALHSQKSPVPLADISERQGISLSYLEQLFSKLRKAGLVASVRGPGGGYRLGGDAFSISIGTVIAAVDESVDATKCQGKGDCQGGTRCLTHTLWRDLSSRISDFLNNITLGELMSDNEVLEISDRQEITLAVNHGLANKNTSTAPIGVNFRS; encoded by the coding sequence ATGAAACTGACCTCTAAAGGAAGATATGCGGTAACAGCAATGCTGGATGTGGCGCTGCATTCGCAAAAAAGTCCTGTTCCTCTGGCTGATATTTCTGAGCGTCAGGGGATTTCGCTCTCTTATCTTGAGCAGCTTTTTTCTAAATTGCGTAAAGCAGGCCTAGTTGCCAGTGTGCGTGGCCCGGGTGGTGGTTACCGTTTGGGCGGCGATGCGTTCTCGATTTCTATTGGTACGGTGATCGCGGCAGTTGATGAATCGGTTGATGCCACCAAGTGTCAAGGCAAAGGTGACTGCCAAGGCGGCACGCGTTGCCTAACACACACACTATGGCGTGACTTAAGCTCGCGTATTAGTGACTTCTTGAACAACATCACTCTTGGTGAGCTGATGAGTGACAATGAAGTTCTCGAAATTTCTGACCGTCAGGAAATAACCCTAGCGGTAAATCATGGGTTGGCTAACAAAAATACAAGCACCGCGCCCATCGGTGTAAATTTCCGCTCTTAA
- a CDS encoding IscS subfamily cysteine desulfurase, which translates to MKLPIYLDYSATCPVDPRVAEKMVQHMTMDGIFGNPASRSHRYGWQAEEAVDTAREQIADLLNADPREIVFTSGATESDNLAIKGAAHFYSKQGKHIITCKTEHKAVLDTTRQLEREGFEVTYLEPEANGIIDLNKLEAAMRDDTVLVSIMHVNNEIGVIQDIAAIGELCRARKIIFHVDAAQSAGKVAIDVQAMKVDLISLSAHKIYGPKGIGALYVRRKPRIRLESQMHGGGHERGFRSGTLATHQIVGMGEAFRIAKEEVQKDYDHALALRSRLLDGVKDMEAVTINGDLEQRVPHNLNVSFAFVEGESLLMSLKDLAVSSGSACTSASLEPSYVLRALGLNDELAHSSIRFSFGRFTTEEEIDYVIEQIRVAVNKLRDMSPLWDMYKDGVDLNTVEWAHH; encoded by the coding sequence ATGAAACTGCCTATTTATCTAGACTATTCGGCAACGTGCCCCGTTGATCCTCGTGTCGCTGAGAAAATGGTTCAGCACATGACGATGGACGGTATTTTTGGTAACCCGGCGTCACGTTCTCATCGTTACGGTTGGCAGGCGGAAGAAGCGGTCGACACCGCTCGTGAGCAAATTGCCGATCTGCTTAATGCAGACCCACGTGAAATTGTTTTCACTTCGGGTGCAACCGAGTCAGATAACCTGGCAATCAAAGGCGCAGCCCATTTTTATTCAAAGCAAGGCAAGCACATTATTACTTGCAAAACAGAGCATAAAGCGGTGCTCGACACGACTCGCCAACTAGAGCGTGAAGGTTTTGAAGTGACTTACCTTGAGCCTGAAGCGAACGGCATCATCGATCTGAACAAACTCGAAGCCGCGATGCGTGACGATACAGTTCTCGTCTCGATCATGCACGTCAACAACGAAATCGGCGTGATTCAAGACATCGCTGCGATTGGTGAACTGTGCCGTGCGCGCAAGATCATTTTCCACGTGGATGCAGCTCAGTCTGCTGGTAAAGTGGCGATTGACGTTCAAGCGATGAAAGTGGACTTGATTTCACTCTCAGCACACAAGATTTACGGTCCGAAAGGTATCGGCGCACTGTACGTACGTCGTAAACCACGTATCCGTCTTGAATCGCAAATGCATGGCGGTGGTCATGAACGCGGTTTCCGCTCTGGTACTCTGGCCACGCACCAAATCGTTGGTATGGGCGAAGCGTTCCGTATCGCTAAAGAAGAGGTGCAAAAAGATTACGACCATGCATTGGCATTGCGTAGCCGTCTGCTTGATGGCGTTAAAGACATGGAAGCGGTCACGATCAACGGCGATCTTGAGCAGCGCGTACCACATAACCTCAACGTGAGTTTCGCTTTCGTTGAAGGTGAGTCTCTACTGATGTCGCTAAAAGATCTTGCGGTTTCATCAGGCAGTGCATGTACTTCAGCCAGCCTTGAGCCATCTTACGTGCTGCGTGCACTTGGCTTGAATGACGAACTGGCTCACAGCTCGATTCGTTTCTCCTTTGGTCGTTTTACCACCGAAGAAGAGATTGACTACGTTATTGAACAGATCCGTGTAGCCGTAAACAAGCTACGCGACATGTCTCCTCTATGGGATATGTACAAAGATGGGGTTGACTTGAACACGGTTGAGTGGGCGCACCACTAA
- the iscU gene encoding Fe-S cluster assembly scaffold IscU translates to MAYSEKVIDHYENPRNVGSFDKDDPSIGSGMVGAPACGDVMKLQIKVTPEGIIEDAKFKTYGCGSAIASSSLVTEWVKGKSIEEAASIKNSEIAEELELPPVKVHCSILAEDAIKAAVADYKKKHQL, encoded by the coding sequence ATGGCATACAGCGAAAAAGTAATTGATCACTACGAGAACCCACGTAACGTTGGTTCGTTTGACAAAGACGATCCGTCTATCGGTAGTGGTATGGTTGGCGCACCCGCTTGTGGTGACGTAATGAAACTGCAGATCAAAGTGACGCCAGAAGGCATCATCGAAGACGCGAAGTTTAAAACCTACGGTTGTGGCAGTGCGATCGCATCCAGCTCACTGGTTACTGAGTGGGTGAAAGGCAAGAGCATTGAAGAAGCGGCGTCGATCAAAAACTCTGAGATCGCCGAAGAGTTAGAGTTGCCACCAGTGAAAGTGCACTGCTCTATTCTCGCCGAAGACGCGATTAAAGCCGCAGTTGCGGATTACAAGAAAAAACACCAACTTTAA
- the iscA gene encoding iron-sulfur cluster assembly protein IscA: MAVTLTESAASRVRAFLDNRGKGIGLRLGVKTTGCSGMAYVLEFVDELNEEDEVFEHSGVKVIIDKKSLVYLDGTQLDYVKEGLNEGFEFNNPNAKSECGCGESFNV, from the coding sequence ATGGCCGTTACACTAACAGAAAGCGCAGCAAGTCGAGTAAGAGCATTCCTTGATAACCGTGGTAAAGGGATTGGTTTGCGTCTGGGAGTGAAAACCACTGGCTGTTCAGGCATGGCGTATGTGCTGGAATTTGTTGATGAACTGAATGAAGAAGACGAAGTATTCGAACATTCAGGTGTGAAAGTGATTATCGACAAAAAGAGTTTGGTGTATCTCGACGGCACCCAGCTCGACTACGTCAAAGAAGGGTTGAACGAAGGCTTTGAGTTCAATAACCCGAATGCGAAAAGTGAATGTGGTTGTGGTGAAAGCTTCAACGTCTAA
- the hscB gene encoding co-chaperone HscB: protein MNHFELFGLPTQYQLDGSLLSSQFRELQKRFHPDNFATASERDRLLAVQKAAQINDAYQVLKHPISRAEYLLAQNGVEMRGEQQTLQDPMFLMEQMELREELEAIPSASDAQDALAEFDARVSKMYKQHLSAIEQELNEALWQQAADRVRKLKFIAKLKNEIELVEEKLFG from the coding sequence ATGAATCACTTTGAACTATTTGGGCTACCAACTCAGTATCAGCTGGATGGTAGCCTTCTTTCTTCTCAGTTCCGGGAATTGCAAAAGCGTTTCCATCCGGATAATTTTGCCACCGCCTCCGAGCGGGATCGCTTGTTGGCGGTGCAAAAAGCGGCACAAATCAACGACGCTTACCAAGTTTTGAAACATCCCATTTCACGCGCGGAATATTTATTGGCGCAAAATGGGGTGGAAATGCGCGGTGAGCAACAAACCTTGCAAGACCCCATGTTCCTCATGGAACAGATGGAGCTGAGAGAAGAGCTCGAAGCGATCCCAAGCGCTTCAGACGCACAAGATGCACTGGCGGAATTTGATGCTCGAGTGAGCAAAATGTATAAGCAACATCTAAGTGCGATAGAGCAAGAGCTTAACGAGGCGTTGTGGCAGCAAGCCGCAGATCGCGTTCGTAAGCTGAAATTTATTGCCAAATTAAAGAACGAAATCGAACTAGTGGAAGAGAAGCTCTTCGGCTAG
- the hscA gene encoding Fe-S protein assembly chaperone HscA: MALLQIAEPGQSSAPHEHKLAAGIDLGTTNSLVASVRSGEATTLKDEQGRSLLPSVVNYAGETLLVGYEAKAQAEIQPEETIISVKRLLGRSLQDIQARYPSLPYQFKTSENGLPVLRTQQGDKNPIEVSADILKALAKRAQETLGGELAGVVITVPAYFDDAQRAGTKDAAKLAGLHVLRLLNEPTAAAIAYGLDSGQEGVIAVYDLGGGTFDISILRLSKGVFEVLATGGDSALGGDDFDHLLADYLKEKAGLVSPLSAEQNRVLLNIATATKIAFSEKESVEVDVFGWKGEVTREQFEDLIRPLVKKTLMSCRRALKDADVETDEVLQVVMVGGSTRTLLVREMVGEFFGRTPLTSINPDEVVAIGAGIQADILAGNKPDSEMLLLDVIPLSLGIETMGGLVEKIIPRNTTIPVARAQEFTTFKDGQTAMSVHVVQGEREMVGDCRSLARFSLKGIPPMAAGAAHIRVTYQVDADGLLSVTAMEKSTGVQSEIQVKPSYGLSDNEVANMLRDSMAYAKEDMQARALAEQRVEADRVIEGLISALQADGDALLNEDEKQALLQAIESLIALRNGDDATAIEQGIKDTDKASQDFASRRMDKSIRAALAGQSIDTI; the protein is encoded by the coding sequence ATGGCATTACTTCAAATCGCAGAACCGGGTCAGAGCTCGGCACCTCATGAGCACAAGCTCGCGGCTGGTATTGATCTCGGCACAACCAATTCACTGGTTGCTTCGGTACGAAGTGGTGAGGCTACCACATTAAAAGATGAGCAAGGCCGAAGCCTACTGCCTTCGGTTGTGAATTACGCCGGTGAAACGCTTCTGGTCGGTTATGAGGCAAAAGCCCAAGCGGAAATTCAACCTGAAGAGACGATTATCTCCGTTAAACGTCTGCTTGGTCGATCATTGCAAGACATTCAGGCGCGCTATCCTTCTTTACCTTATCAGTTCAAAACCAGTGAAAACGGTTTGCCCGTGCTGCGAACTCAGCAAGGCGATAAAAACCCGATTGAAGTGTCGGCAGATATTCTCAAAGCACTGGCAAAACGCGCGCAAGAGACGCTGGGTGGCGAACTTGCTGGCGTGGTGATTACCGTTCCCGCCTATTTTGATGATGCGCAGCGTGCGGGCACCAAAGATGCCGCCAAACTTGCTGGTTTGCATGTACTGCGTCTGCTCAATGAGCCGACGGCGGCGGCGATTGCCTATGGGCTTGATTCTGGTCAGGAAGGCGTAATTGCCGTCTACGATTTGGGCGGCGGCACCTTTGACATCTCCATTTTGCGTCTTTCGAAAGGGGTGTTTGAAGTACTGGCCACTGGCGGTGATTCTGCACTCGGCGGCGATGACTTTGACCATCTGCTGGCGGATTATCTCAAAGAAAAAGCTGGGCTGGTTTCTCCGCTCTCTGCTGAGCAAAATCGAGTGCTGCTCAATATTGCCACGGCAACCAAAATCGCTTTTTCTGAAAAAGAAAGTGTTGAGGTTGATGTCTTTGGCTGGAAAGGCGAGGTCACCCGTGAACAGTTTGAAGATCTTATTCGTCCGTTAGTGAAAAAAACCTTGATGTCTTGTCGCCGCGCACTGAAAGATGCTGATGTTGAGACGGACGAAGTGCTGCAAGTGGTAATGGTTGGTGGCTCCACTCGTACCTTATTGGTGCGCGAGATGGTCGGCGAATTTTTCGGCCGTACCCCACTGACGAGCATTAACCCAGACGAAGTCGTGGCAATAGGCGCGGGAATTCAGGCTGACATTTTGGCCGGTAACAAGCCGGATTCAGAGATGCTACTGCTGGATGTGATCCCGCTGTCGCTCGGCATTGAAACCATGGGTGGTTTGGTGGAGAAAATTATCCCGCGCAATACCACCATTCCTGTCGCACGCGCTCAGGAGTTCACCACCTTTAAAGATGGTCAAACCGCAATGAGCGTGCACGTGGTGCAAGGCGAGCGCGAAATGGTCGGCGATTGCCGTTCTTTGGCTCGCTTCTCGCTTAAAGGCATTCCGCCGATGGCGGCAGGGGCTGCGCATATTCGCGTGACTTATCAGGTGGATGCCGACGGTCTGCTGTCAGTGACTGCCATGGAAAAGAGCACTGGAGTTCAGTCTGAAATCCAAGTCAAACCGTCTTATGGCTTGAGCGATAATGAAGTCGCCAACATGTTGCGTGACTCAATGGCTTATGCCAAAGAAGACATGCAAGCGCGTGCGCTGGCTGAGCAACGCGTTGAAGCTGACCGCGTGATTGAAGGGCTGATTTCTGCGTTGCAAGCCGATGGCGATGCGCTGCTGAATGAAGACGAAAAACAAGCGCTGTTACAAGCGATTGAATCTTTGATTGCGCTGCGTAACGGCGATGATGCCACAGCGATCGAGCAGGGAATTAAAGACACGGATAAAGCGAGCCAAGATTTTGCATCGCGCCGCATGGATAAATCGATCCGTGCCGCTCTGGCTGGCCAGTCAATCGACACTATTTAA
- the fdx gene encoding ISC system 2Fe-2S type ferredoxin, translating into MPKIIVLPHEDLCPEGAVLEAQAGETVLDVALKNGIAIEHACEKSCACTTCHVIIREGFDSLDESDELEDDMLDKAWGLEPESRLGCQAKIADEDLVVEIPKYTLNHASEDH; encoded by the coding sequence ATGCCTAAGATTATTGTACTGCCTCATGAAGATTTGTGCCCTGAAGGCGCGGTGTTAGAAGCCCAAGCAGGTGAGACTGTGCTGGATGTGGCACTGAAAAACGGGATTGCGATTGAACACGCGTGTGAGAAATCTTGCGCTTGTACAACCTGTCACGTGATTATCCGTGAAGGCTTTGACTCTCTTGATGAAAGTGACGAATTAGAAGACGACATGCTCGATAAAGCTTGGGGGCTTGAGCCGGAATCTCGTCTTGGTTGCCAAGCGAAGATCGCTGATGAAGATCTGGTGGTTGAGATCCCGAAATACACGCTTAACCACGCATCCGAAGATCATTAA
- the iscX gene encoding Fe-S cluster assembly protein IscX has translation MKWTDSRDIAIELCEKFPDTDPKTVRFTDLHQWILELDDFDDEPNRSNEKILEAVILCWLDEWQ, from the coding sequence ATGAAATGGACAGATTCGCGAGATATCGCTATCGAACTGTGTGAAAAGTTCCCAGATACGGATCCTAAGACGGTTCGCTTTACCGACTTACATCAGTGGATTTTAGAATTGGACGATTTTGACGATGAACCAAACCGTTCCAATGAAAAAATCCTCGAAGCGGTTATCTTGTGTTGGCTGGATGAGTGGCAATAA